Proteins co-encoded in one Streptomyces sp. NBC_01283 genomic window:
- a CDS encoding sodium:solute symporter, producing MAVDYTVIVVYLAGMLAMGWWGMRRAKSKSEFLVAGRRLGPWMYSGTMAAIVLGGASTIGGVGLGYQYGLSGAWMVFTIGLGLLALSVFFSARIARLKVYTVSEMLDLRYGGRAGIISGVVMWSYTLMLAVTSTIAYATIFDVIFDMNRTIAIILGGSIVVAYSTLGGMWSITLTDMVQFVVKTIGVLLLLLPIAVVKAGGFSEMKAKLPTEYFDPLGIGGETIFTYVLIYTFGMLIGQDIWQRVFTARSDKVARYGGTVAGTYCLVYAIAGAVIGTAAKVMYPKLPSADAAFATMVKDELPMGVRGLVLAAALAAVMSTSSGALIACATVANNDIWSRLRGVVKSDGAGDEPHDEVKGNRLFILIMGIGVVCIAIALNDVVQALTVAYNLLVAGLLVPILGGLLWKRGTAEGALAAIVAGGLSVVGLMWGYGILANEPIYYGLLISLGVYVVVSLATKPTDASVLAAWRERLAGRGSEEAEPETPVAV from the coding sequence ATGGCCGTCGACTACACAGTGATCGTCGTCTATCTCGCCGGCATGCTCGCCATGGGCTGGTGGGGCATGCGCCGCGCCAAGTCCAAGAGCGAGTTCCTGGTCGCCGGACGCCGCCTCGGACCGTGGATGTACTCCGGGACCATGGCCGCCATCGTCCTCGGCGGCGCGTCCACCATCGGCGGCGTCGGCCTCGGCTACCAGTACGGGCTCTCCGGCGCCTGGATGGTCTTCACGATCGGCCTCGGCCTGCTCGCGCTGAGTGTCTTCTTTTCGGCGCGCATCGCCCGCCTGAAGGTCTACACCGTCTCCGAGATGCTCGACCTCCGCTACGGCGGACGCGCGGGCATCATCTCCGGGGTCGTCATGTGGTCGTACACGCTGATGCTCGCGGTCACCTCGACCATCGCGTACGCCACGATCTTCGACGTCATCTTCGACATGAACCGCACGATCGCGATCATCCTCGGCGGCTCGATCGTCGTCGCGTACTCGACGCTCGGCGGCATGTGGTCCATCACGCTCACCGACATGGTGCAGTTCGTGGTGAAGACCATCGGCGTGCTGCTCCTGCTGCTGCCCATCGCGGTCGTGAAGGCCGGCGGCTTCAGCGAGATGAAGGCCAAGCTGCCCACCGAGTACTTCGACCCGCTGGGCATCGGCGGCGAGACGATCTTCACGTACGTCCTGATCTATACGTTCGGCATGCTCATCGGGCAGGACATCTGGCAGCGCGTCTTCACCGCGCGCAGCGACAAGGTCGCCCGCTACGGCGGAACCGTCGCCGGTACCTACTGTCTCGTGTACGCCATCGCGGGCGCCGTCATCGGCACCGCCGCCAAGGTCATGTACCCGAAGCTGCCGAGCGCCGACGCGGCCTTCGCGACGATGGTCAAGGACGAGCTCCCCATGGGCGTACGAGGCCTGGTGCTCGCCGCGGCCCTCGCCGCCGTGATGTCCACGTCCTCCGGAGCACTCATCGCCTGCGCCACCGTCGCCAACAACGACATCTGGTCGCGGCTGCGGGGCGTCGTGAAGTCCGACGGGGCAGGCGACGAGCCGCACGACGAGGTGAAGGGCAACCGCCTCTTCATCCTGATCATGGGCATCGGCGTCGTCTGCATCGCCATCGCACTCAACGACGTCGTCCAGGCGCTGACCGTCGCCTACAACCTGCTCGTCGCCGGTCTTCTCGTGCCGATCCTCGGCGGGCTGCTCTGGAAGCGCGGCACCGCCGAGGGCGCGCTCGCGGCCATCGTCGCCGGCGGGCTCTCCGTCGTCGGGCTCATGTGGGGGTACGGAATCCTCGCCAACGAGCCGATCTACTACGGCCTGTTGATCTCTCTCGGCGTGTACGTCGTCGTCTCCCTCGCCACGAAGCCCACCGACGCCTCGGTCCTCGCGGCCTGGCGCGAGCGGCTCGCGGGCCGGGGGTCCGAAGAAGCGGAACCGGAAACGCCGGTGGCCGTCTAG
- the speB gene encoding agmatinase: MSSAETPTPRGPVDSSRVPRYAGPATYARLPRLDEVGGKTDIAVVGVPFDTGVSYRPGARFGGNAIREASRLLRPYNPAQDASPFALAQVADAGDIAANPFNINEAVETIEAAADDLLGSGARMMTLGGDHTIALPLLRSVAKKHGPVALLHFDAHLDTWDTYFGAEYTHGTPFRRAVEEGILDTEALSHVGTRGPLYGKQDLTDDEKMGFGIVTSADIYRRGADEVADQLRQRIGDRPLYISIDIDCLDPAHAPGTGTPEAGGMTSRELLEILRGLSSCNLVSADVVEVAPAYDHAEITAVAASHTAYELTTIMSRQIAEGRAAK; the protein is encoded by the coding sequence ATGAGCAGCGCCGAGACCCCGACCCCCCGCGGCCCGGTCGATTCCTCCCGCGTCCCGAGGTACGCGGGCCCGGCGACCTACGCCCGGCTGCCCCGCCTCGACGAGGTGGGCGGCAAGACGGACATCGCCGTGGTCGGCGTGCCCTTCGACACCGGTGTCTCGTACCGCCCCGGCGCCCGCTTCGGCGGCAACGCGATCCGCGAGGCCTCGCGCCTCCTTCGCCCGTACAACCCCGCGCAGGACGCCTCGCCCTTCGCGCTCGCCCAGGTCGCGGACGCGGGCGACATAGCCGCCAACCCGTTCAACATCAACGAGGCGGTCGAGACGATCGAGGCCGCCGCGGACGATCTGCTCGGCTCGGGTGCCCGCATGATGACGCTCGGCGGCGACCACACCATCGCCCTGCCGCTGCTCCGGTCCGTCGCCAAGAAGCACGGCCCGGTCGCCCTGCTGCACTTCGACGCGCACCTGGACACCTGGGACACGTACTTCGGCGCCGAGTACACCCACGGCACGCCGTTCCGCCGTGCCGTCGAGGAGGGCATCCTCGACACCGAGGCGCTCTCCCACGTCGGCACGCGCGGCCCGCTGTACGGCAAGCAGGACCTCACGGACGACGAGAAGATGGGCTTCGGCATCGTCACCTCGGCGGACATCTACCGCCGCGGCGCCGACGAGGTCGCCGACCAGCTGCGCCAGCGCATCGGCGACCGCCCGCTGTACATCTCGATCGACATCGACTGCCTGGACCCGGCCCACGCGCCCGGCACCGGCACCCCGGAGGCCGGCGGCATGACGTCGCGCGAGCTCCTGGAGATCCTGCGGGGGCTCTCCTCCTGCAACCTCGTCTCGGCCGACGTCGTCGAGGTCGCCCCCGCCTACGACCACGCGGAGATCACGGCCGTCGCCGCCTCGCACACCGCGTACGAGCTGACGACGATCATGTCCCGCCAGATCGCGGAGGGGCGGGCGGCCAAGTGA